The Longimicrobium sp. genome contains a region encoding:
- a CDS encoding NAD(P)/FAD-dependent oxidoreductase gives MTRISNPDYDVVVCGAGHNALVTAAYLAQAGYRVGVFERRHIAGGAVATEEIVPGYRFDIGGSAHILIRLAPIVAELGLERFGLEYIDLDPLFFSPFPDGDSLFIHRSLGRTVDGLERKWPGEGERYRRLIEEWTPFARMVRDLFLSVPSPFELGRKMVFGKAVQGDWKRALGTILSPYGEVVDRYLTQEKLKAPLVWMAAQSGPPPTEPMSAPFLLWQPLYHEGGIARPRGGSGMLTQALAAHVRAHGGEVHTSAPVDRILVDGRRAVGIVTGGRTVTARAVVSGTHALETFGRLLPPEHRPPAAEGMRAGNGFGAILRLALREPVRYAAHPGADARIALQLICRDRAQISAAYADYLRGEPTRDPPLVAMTFSAVDDSLAPPGGEVLWLWAQYYPYELSGGKTWDEIGPAVADTILDTFERYAPGTREKVVGSLFQHPVWLERELGLHRGNVMHLEMSVSQMFALRPFAGMAGYRTHLKGLYITGASTHPGGGIMGASGRNAARVMLKDLSRRRV, from the coding sequence GTGACGCGCATCTCCAATCCCGACTACGACGTCGTGGTCTGCGGCGCGGGGCACAACGCGCTGGTGACGGCGGCATACCTGGCGCAGGCCGGCTACCGCGTCGGCGTGTTCGAGCGGCGGCACATCGCGGGCGGCGCGGTGGCCACAGAGGAGATCGTCCCCGGCTACCGCTTCGACATCGGCGGGAGCGCGCACATCCTCATCCGCCTGGCGCCCATCGTGGCCGAGCTGGGGCTGGAGCGCTTCGGGCTGGAATACATCGACCTCGATCCGCTCTTCTTCTCCCCCTTCCCCGACGGCGATTCGCTCTTCATCCACCGCTCGCTCGGCCGCACCGTGGACGGGCTGGAGCGGAAGTGGCCGGGCGAGGGCGAGCGCTATCGCAGGCTGATCGAAGAGTGGACGCCGTTCGCGCGGATGGTGCGCGACCTGTTCCTGAGCGTGCCCAGCCCGTTCGAGCTGGGGCGGAAGATGGTGTTCGGCAAGGCCGTGCAGGGGGATTGGAAGCGCGCGCTGGGGACGATCCTGTCGCCGTACGGCGAGGTCGTCGATCGATATCTGACGCAGGAGAAGCTGAAGGCGCCGCTGGTGTGGATGGCCGCGCAGTCCGGCCCGCCGCCCACGGAGCCGATGAGCGCGCCCTTCCTCCTCTGGCAGCCGCTCTACCACGAGGGCGGCATCGCGCGGCCGCGCGGCGGCTCGGGGATGCTGACGCAGGCGCTGGCCGCCCATGTCCGCGCGCACGGCGGCGAGGTGCACACGTCCGCCCCCGTCGACCGCATCCTCGTGGACGGCAGGCGCGCGGTGGGGATCGTGACCGGCGGGCGGACGGTGACGGCGCGCGCGGTGGTCAGCGGCACGCACGCGCTGGAGACGTTCGGGCGCCTGCTGCCGCCGGAGCACCGCCCGCCCGCCGCCGAGGGGATGCGCGCCGGCAACGGCTTCGGGGCGATCCTGCGCCTGGCGCTGCGCGAGCCCGTCCGCTACGCCGCGCATCCCGGCGCCGACGCGCGGATCGCGCTGCAGCTCATCTGCCGCGACCGCGCGCAGATCTCCGCCGCGTACGCCGACTACCTGCGCGGCGAGCCCACCCGCGACCCGCCGCTCGTCGCCATGACCTTCAGCGCCGTGGACGACTCGCTGGCCCCGCCCGGCGGCGAGGTGCTGTGGCTCTGGGCGCAGTACTATCCGTACGAGCTCTCCGGCGGGAAGACGTGGGACGAGATCGGGCCCGCCGTCGCGGATACGATCCTCGATACCTTCGAGCGGTACGCGCCGGGGACGCGGGAGAAGGTGGTGGGGAGCCTGTTCCAGCACCCGGTGTGGCTGGAGCGCGAGCTGGGGCTGCACCGCGGCAACGTGATGCACCTGGAGATGAGCGTCAGCCAGATGTTCGCGCTGCGGCCGTTCGCGGGGATGGCCGGCTACCGCACGCACCTGAAGGGATTGTACATCACCGGCGCCAGCACCCATCCCGGCGGCGGCATCATGGGCGCCAGCGGCCGCAACGCCGCGCGGGTGATGCTGAAGGATTTGAGCAGAAGGCGGGTGTGA
- the mtnA gene encoding S-methyl-5-thioribose-1-phosphate isomerase: MRVKGTPYRTIWMEDGVVRLIDQNRLPFEFAVADCRTHRDTARAVREMVVRGAPAIGAAGAFAVAQAFAEAPAGDPWPYAREARDRIAATRPTARDLFAGIEHAWRAAESAIGSPADAALAAAQAFADESVESCRRIGEHGAALIGDGARVLTHCNAGWLATVDYGTALAPVYVAASRGRSLHVWVDETRPRAQGARLTAWELGSEGIAHAVIADNAAAFLMSRGEVDLVIVGADRVAANGDVVNKVGTLAKAVCAREFGIPFHVAVPPSTFDAETADGAGVTIEERSEDEVHYQAGPDEQGTIRRIRVTSPGSPARNPAFDVTPARLVTSYITDRGVLQRDEIPSARESSELVAAAGLNRQ, from the coding sequence ATGCGCGTCAAGGGAACTCCGTACCGCACCATCTGGATGGAAGACGGCGTGGTGCGGCTGATCGACCAGAACCGGCTGCCGTTCGAGTTCGCCGTGGCCGACTGCCGCACCCACCGCGACACCGCGCGCGCCGTGCGGGAGATGGTGGTGCGCGGTGCCCCGGCAATCGGCGCCGCGGGCGCGTTCGCGGTCGCGCAGGCGTTCGCCGAGGCGCCGGCGGGCGACCCGTGGCCGTACGCGCGCGAGGCCCGCGACCGCATCGCCGCCACGCGGCCCACGGCGCGCGACCTGTTCGCGGGGATCGAGCACGCGTGGCGCGCCGCCGAGTCCGCCATCGGCTCCCCCGCCGACGCGGCGCTCGCGGCCGCGCAGGCGTTCGCGGACGAGAGCGTGGAGAGCTGCCGCCGCATCGGCGAGCACGGCGCGGCGCTGATCGGCGACGGCGCGCGGGTGCTGACGCACTGCAACGCCGGCTGGCTGGCCACGGTGGACTACGGCACCGCGCTGGCGCCGGTCTACGTCGCCGCGTCGCGGGGGCGCTCGCTGCACGTGTGGGTGGACGAGACGCGGCCGCGCGCGCAGGGCGCCCGCCTGACCGCGTGGGAGCTGGGGAGCGAGGGAATCGCCCACGCGGTGATCGCCGACAACGCCGCCGCGTTCCTGATGAGCCGCGGCGAAGTCGATCTCGTCATCGTCGGCGCCGACCGCGTGGCCGCCAACGGCGACGTGGTCAACAAGGTGGGCACGCTGGCCAAGGCGGTGTGCGCCAGGGAGTTCGGCATCCCCTTCCACGTGGCCGTGCCGCCCTCGACCTTCGACGCGGAAACGGCGGACGGCGCGGGCGTGACCATCGAGGAGCGCTCCGAGGACGAGGTGCACTACCAGGCCGGCCCCGACGAGCAGGGCACCATCCGCCGCATCCGCGTGACCTCGCCCGGCTCGCCCGCGCGCAACCCGGCGTTCGACGTGACGCCGGCGCGCCTGGTCACGAGCTACATCACCGATCGCGGCGTGCTGCAGCGCGACGAGATCCCGTCGGCGCGCGAGAGCTCGGAGCTGGTTGCGGCGGCCGGCCTGAACCGCCAATAG
- the rhaD gene encoding bifunctional rhamnulose-1-phosphate aldolase/short-chain dehydrogenase: MSSTESAITLPALAPLYAGPADAVDELVAWSRRLGADPSLVLKGGGNTSVKLGETDVAGRPVAVLRVKGSGSDLASAKRGDFAGVRLDDVLPLFDRADMSDEEMVDYLARTLTDPRAPRPSIETLLHAFIPAAAVFHSHADALLALINTPDPHAVLDDALGADVLRIPYRRPGFLLSKEVGAAVRANPGAPGLVLLNHGLVTWGSSPEEAYERHLALVERAREYVEAREPSAVFAAEPRYALDADDRRRVAAALAPVIRGALSAEKRVILRYTDAPDVLAFAGSARARTASAAGAATPDHILTTKVHPLWVDVDDVGDVDAIARNFAAALEKYRADYGDYVARWRTDEAVQDAAPRIVLVPGVGMFTAGKDAKSAGLARDIYLHTIGIMAGAETLGGYRSLAEQEQFRAEYWPLELYKLTIAPPERELARRVALVTGAASGLGRAIAHTLAAAGAHVVVTDVNDDGALAVADEIAAREGAGTAVAHRLDVTREHDVADALEQAVLDFGGVDVVVSNAGMAHCAPIEALELADWERSLAVNATGHFLVTRAALRHFRRQGLGGALVFVATKNVTAPGKDFVAYSASKAAEAQLARVAAIEAGPIGVRVNMVNPDAIFGGSNLWSDIRQERAKAYGVDPEKLEDVYRGRTLLGVEVRAEDVAEAVLFLASDRSSRTTGAMIAVDGGVREAFVR; this comes from the coding sequence ATGTCGAGCACTGAATCCGCCATCACCCTCCCCGCCCTCGCCCCGCTGTACGCCGGCCCGGCCGACGCCGTGGACGAGCTGGTGGCGTGGTCGCGCCGGCTGGGCGCGGACCCGTCGCTCGTCCTCAAGGGCGGCGGCAACACCTCGGTGAAGCTGGGGGAGACGGACGTCGCCGGGCGCCCCGTGGCGGTGCTGCGGGTGAAGGGCTCCGGCTCGGACCTGGCCTCGGCGAAGCGCGGCGACTTCGCGGGCGTGCGGCTGGACGACGTGCTCCCGCTCTTCGATCGCGCCGACATGAGCGACGAGGAGATGGTCGATTACCTCGCGCGCACCCTCACCGACCCGCGCGCGCCGCGGCCGTCCATCGAGACCCTGCTGCACGCCTTCATCCCCGCCGCCGCCGTCTTCCACTCGCACGCCGACGCCCTCCTCGCGCTCATCAACACCCCCGATCCCCATGCGGTGCTGGATGATGCGCTGGGCGCGGACGTGCTGCGCATCCCGTATCGCCGCCCCGGCTTCCTGCTGTCGAAGGAGGTCGGCGCGGCGGTGCGGGCCAATCCCGGCGCGCCCGGCCTCGTGCTGCTGAACCACGGCCTGGTGACGTGGGGATCGTCGCCCGAGGAGGCGTACGAGCGCCACCTCGCCCTCGTCGAGCGCGCGCGGGAGTACGTGGAGGCGCGCGAGCCGTCCGCCGTCTTCGCCGCGGAGCCGCGGTACGCGCTGGACGCCGACGACCGCCGCCGCGTCGCCGCCGCGCTGGCGCCCGTCATCCGCGGCGCGCTGTCGGCCGAGAAGCGCGTCATCCTCCGCTACACCGACGCGCCGGACGTGCTGGCGTTCGCCGGCTCCGCCCGCGCTCGGACCGCGTCGGCGGCGGGCGCGGCGACGCCGGACCACATCCTCACGACGAAAGTCCATCCCCTCTGGGTAGATGTGGATGACGTGGGGGATGTGGATGCGATCGCGCGGAATTTCGCCGCGGCCTTGGAGAAGTATCGGGCCGACTATGGGGATTACGTCGCGCGCTGGCGGACGGACGAGGCGGTGCAGGATGCGGCGCCGCGGATCGTGCTGGTGCCGGGGGTGGGGATGTTCACCGCGGGGAAGGACGCGAAGTCGGCCGGGCTGGCGCGCGACATCTACCTGCACACCATCGGCATCATGGCGGGCGCCGAGACGCTGGGCGGTTACCGCTCGCTGGCCGAGCAGGAGCAGTTCCGCGCCGAGTACTGGCCGCTGGAGCTGTACAAGCTCACCATCGCCCCGCCCGAGCGCGAGCTGGCGCGGCGCGTGGCGCTGGTCACCGGCGCCGCCAGCGGTCTGGGCCGCGCCATCGCGCACACCCTGGCCGCCGCCGGCGCGCACGTGGTGGTCACCGACGTGAACGACGACGGCGCGCTGGCCGTGGCCGACGAGATCGCGGCGCGCGAGGGCGCTGGCACAGCCGTGGCGCACCGCCTGGACGTCACCCGCGAGCACGACGTGGCCGACGCGCTGGAGCAGGCCGTGCTCGACTTCGGCGGCGTGGACGTGGTGGTGTCGAACGCGGGGATGGCGCACTGCGCGCCCATCGAGGCGCTGGAGCTGGCGGACTGGGAGCGGAGCCTGGCCGTGAACGCGACCGGGCACTTCCTGGTGACGCGCGCGGCGCTGCGGCACTTCCGGCGGCAGGGGCTGGGCGGCGCGCTGGTGTTCGTGGCGACCAAGAACGTGACCGCGCCGGGGAAGGATTTCGTGGCCTACAGCGCGTCGAAGGCCGCCGAGGCGCAGCTGGCGCGCGTGGCGGCCATCGAGGCGGGCCCTATCGGCGTGCGCGTGAACATGGTCAACCCCGACGCCATCTTCGGCGGCAGCAACCTGTGGAGCGACATCCGCCAGGAGCGCGCGAAGGCCTACGGCGTGGACCCCGAGAAGCTGGAGGACGTCTACCGCGGCCGCACGCTGCTGGGCGTTGAGGTGCGCGCGGAGGACGTGGCCGAGGCGGTGCTGTTCCTCGCCTCAGACAGATCGTCGCGCACGACGGGGGCGATGATCGCGGTGGATGGTGGGGTGCGCGAGGCGTTCGTGCGGTGA
- a CDS encoding dihydrofolate reductase family protein translates to MSKVIAIMSMSLDGYVADPDDGVAEVFDWYFDSGDVEFQTGGSDAMTFRVSGPSAGHLRGLWSELGAVLTGRRTFEVAHGWGGNHAWGPAFVLTHHVPDGWPRPGSTVHFVTDGIESAVSQARAAAAGKSVAVHGADTIQQCLNAGLLDEIHVDIAAVLLGSGVRLFDHLAGTPAVLGNPAVIPGVGVTHLRYPVRRA, encoded by the coding sequence ATGTCGAAGGTTATCGCAATCATGTCCATGTCGCTCGACGGCTACGTCGCCGACCCCGACGACGGCGTGGCCGAAGTATTCGACTGGTACTTCGACTCGGGGGACGTGGAATTCCAGACCGGAGGGTCGGACGCCATGACGTTCAGGGTGTCCGGGCCGAGCGCCGGGCACCTTCGCGGTCTCTGGTCCGAGCTCGGTGCCGTGCTCACCGGCCGGCGCACGTTCGAGGTCGCCCACGGCTGGGGCGGAAATCACGCCTGGGGACCCGCATTCGTCCTCACCCACCACGTCCCCGACGGATGGCCGCGCCCCGGCTCGACGGTCCACTTCGTGACCGACGGCATCGAAAGCGCCGTGAGCCAGGCCAGGGCCGCCGCCGCCGGGAAGTCCGTCGCGGTCCACGGCGCCGACACCATCCAGCAGTGCCTGAATGCCGGCCTTCTCGACGAGATCCACGTCGACATCGCGGCGGTGCTTCTCGGCTCCGGAGTGCGGCTCTTCGACCACCTCGCCGGCACGCCGGCCGTCCTCGGCAACCCGGCGGTGATCCCGGGCGTCGGCGTTACACACCTGCGTTACCCGGTGCGCAGGGCGTAG
- a CDS encoding phosphotransferase enzyme family protein: MRWEALEQWGGDAARIEPLAGGVANDVWSVRVYGHLAVGRLGARSDADLAWETQLLQHLAHEGLTVPVPIPTTDGRLFADGLVVMTWVEGGPPETEADWRRVADTLRQLHRLTQGWPQRPGWRSSADLLHAETGTKIDLGAMPPEGVARCRAAWARLAGRRTCVVHGDPNPRNIRMTAGRVALIDWDEAHVDVPDLDLVLPHNAAGFDDEAHDIAAQASAAWEAAVCWDDEYAVKRLAEVRAV; this comes from the coding sequence GTGAGATGGGAGGCACTCGAGCAGTGGGGTGGCGACGCCGCTCGCATCGAACCGCTCGCCGGCGGAGTCGCCAACGATGTGTGGAGCGTGCGCGTTTACGGGCACCTTGCGGTCGGTCGTCTCGGTGCCAGGAGCGACGCTGATCTCGCGTGGGAGACCCAACTCCTCCAACACCTCGCCCATGAAGGTCTGACCGTGCCGGTGCCGATCCCGACTACGGACGGCCGGCTGTTCGCCGACGGCCTGGTGGTGATGACCTGGGTGGAGGGCGGACCGCCCGAGACGGAGGCCGACTGGCGTCGCGTGGCGGACACGCTCCGCCAGCTCCACCGGTTGACGCAGGGCTGGCCGCAGCGCCCGGGGTGGCGATCGTCGGCCGACCTTCTGCACGCCGAGACCGGGACGAAGATCGATCTCGGCGCGATGCCGCCCGAGGGCGTTGCTCGATGCCGGGCAGCGTGGGCGCGGCTCGCCGGACGTCGGACCTGCGTCGTCCACGGCGACCCCAACCCGCGCAACATCCGCATGACCGCAGGTCGGGTCGCGCTGATCGACTGGGACGAGGCGCACGTCGACGTCCCCGACCTCGACCTGGTGCTGCCCCACAATGCCGCCGGTTTTGACGACGAGGCGCACGACATCGCCGCGCAGGCGTCGGCCGCATGGGAGGCCGCCGTCTGCTGGGACGACGAGTACGCGGTCAAGCGGCTCGCCGAAGTTCGAGCGGTCTGA